Proteins from one Desulfonema limicola genomic window:
- a CDS encoding type II toxin-antitoxin system RelE/ParE family toxin: protein MKYSFHPLAKIELNEAINYYEECQRGLGKEFVKEVYSTIQRIIQLPEAWSKLSLNTRRCLLKRFPYGVIYQIEENEEILIISVMQMNRKPDYWKSRIH from the coding sequence ATGAAATATTCTTTTCATCCCCTTGCAAAAATTGAATTAAACGAAGCGATAAATTATTATGAAGAATGCCAGAGAGGACTTGGTAAAGAATTCGTAAAAGAAGTTTATTCAACTATCCAAAGAATTATCCAATTACCAGAAGCATGGTCGAAATTATCTTTAAATACAAGAAGATGTTTGTTAAAACGATTTCCATACGGAGTAATATACCAAATCGAAGAAAACGAAGAAATTCTTATTATTTCAGTTATGCAAATGAATAGAAAGCCAGATTACTGGAAAAGTAGAATACATTAA
- a CDS encoding addiction module protein codes for MITTDELLFTVESLPLELKIEVVEKLLNSLNPPHKKIDELWADEAERRVNELKTGKVKTIPGEEVFKEIQERLSR; via the coding sequence ATGATAACAACTGATGAATTATTGTTTACTGTGGAATCATTACCTTTAGAATTAAAAATTGAAGTAGTTGAAAAACTTCTTAATAGTCTTAATCCACCTCATAAAAAAATAGATGAATTATGGGCAGATGAAGCTGAAAGAAGAGTCAACGAATTAAAAACCGGAAAAGTTAAAACCATACCAGGAGAAGAAGTATTTAAAGAAATTCAAGAGAGGCTATCAAGATGA
- a CDS encoding GNAT family N-acetyltransferase translates to MNIRLETKGDYTQVEELTREAFWNLYVPGCNEHYLCHILRKHNDFISELDYVVELDGKIVASIMYTHSYLINNDEERIPAVSFGPLCVHPNYQRKGIGTALIEKTKALAANMGVPAIIIYGDPHNYCKHGFKNGIDYQVSNMDGEYPLGLLVLELQSGFFGNKKWKIKQSDAFNLDQDKVKEFDKRFKEKEKKYQYSQELFKMNIRAYLKQDS, encoded by the coding sequence ATGAACATACGATTAGAAACAAAGGGAGATTACACCCAGGTTGAAGAGCTTACAAGAGAAGCTTTTTGGAATTTATATGTTCCTGGGTGTAATGAACACTATTTATGCCACATACTACGGAAACATAATGATTTTATCAGTGAGCTTGATTATGTAGTAGAACTAGATGGAAAAATAGTTGCTTCCATCATGTACACACACTCGTATTTAATTAATAATGATGAAGAAAGAATCCCTGCTGTATCTTTTGGACCTCTATGTGTCCACCCCAATTATCAAAGGAAAGGTATTGGCACAGCATTAATTGAAAAGACAAAAGCATTAGCAGCAAATATGGGAGTACCAGCAATCATTATTTACGGAGATCCACACAATTACTGTAAACATGGCTTTAAGAATGGAATTGATTACCAAGTAAGTAATATGGATGGTGAATATCCTTTAGGATTACTTGTTCTTGAACTTCAGTCAGGATTCTTTGGAAATAAGAAATGGAAAATTAAGCAAAGTGATGCATTTAATTTAGATCAAGACAAGGTAAAAGAATTTGATAAAAGATTTAAAGAAAAAGAAAAGAAATATCAGTATAGTCAAGAACTATTTAAAATGAACATAAGAGCTTACTTGAAACAAGACAGCTAA
- a CDS encoding cyclic 2,3-diphosphoglycerate synthase: protein MIEKVIIMGAAGRDFHNFNVYFRNNPRYRVMGFTAAQIPDIEGRLYPPELCGKNYPEGIPIYAEEQLPGLIRDFQIDMAAFSYSDILHTDVMHKASIVMAGGADFILLGATYTMLRSIKPVVAVCAVRTGCGKSQTTRKICSIMKAWGKKVVAIRHPMPYGDLRDQIVQRFSSYEDFEKHKCTIEEREEYEPLVDQGIVVYAGIDYEKILRSAEKEADVIVWDGGNNDTPFYHPDVHIVIFDPHRPGHELLYYPGETNMIMADIAVINKVDSAEPSNVDIVRQNIKTHAPDADIVLAKSDVIVENSDKIKGKRVLIVEDGPTLTHGNMAYGAGTIAAKLYCAGEIVEPVKYAVGTIKKTYEKYPGVKSVLPAMGYSKTQVKDLEQTINNADCDLVLFATPIDLPKLLNIAKPTIRVKYEYKDHSKPSLETVLLKHMEKL from the coding sequence ATGATTGAAAAAGTTATTATTATGGGTGCAGCAGGACGTGATTTTCATAATTTCAATGTCTATTTCAGGAATAATCCAAGATACAGGGTCATGGGTTTTACAGCAGCCCAGATTCCAGATATTGAAGGACGGCTTTATCCTCCTGAATTGTGCGGTAAAAACTATCCAGAGGGCATTCCCATTTATGCAGAAGAACAGCTTCCAGGCCTGATCCGCGATTTCCAGATCGACATGGCTGCTTTTTCTTACAGCGATATTCTTCATACAGACGTTATGCACAAAGCTTCAATTGTTATGGCAGGTGGAGCAGATTTTATTCTCCTTGGGGCAACATATACCATGCTCAGATCAATAAAGCCGGTGGTTGCAGTCTGTGCTGTCAGAACAGGATGCGGAAAATCCCAGACAACCAGGAAGATATGCAGTATTATGAAAGCCTGGGGTAAAAAGGTTGTCGCCATACGCCATCCCATGCCTTATGGAGATTTAAGAGATCAAATAGTGCAGAGATTTTCCTCTTATGAAGATTTTGAAAAGCATAAATGCACAATAGAAGAACGGGAGGAATATGAACCCCTGGTAGATCAAGGCATTGTTGTATATGCAGGTATTGATTATGAAAAGATTCTCCGCTCTGCTGAAAAAGAAGCAGATGTTATTGTATGGGACGGGGGAAACAACGACACGCCTTTTTATCATCCTGACGTTCATATTGTAATCTTTGACCCCCACCGCCCTGGACATGAGCTTCTCTATTATCCAGGCGAAACCAATATGATTATGGCAGATATAGCAGTAATAAACAAGGTTGACAGTGCAGAACCGTCAAATGTGGACATAGTAAGACAAAATATTAAAACCCATGCTCCTGATGCTGACATAGTGCTTGCCAAATCAGATGTAATCGTAGAAAACAGCGATAAAATCAAAGGTAAAAGGGTATTGATTGTTGAAGACGGCCCCACCCTTACCCACGGCAATATGGCATACGGAGCCGGAACCATAGCAGCAAAACTATACTGTGCAGGTGAAATTGTTGAGCCTGTTAAATATGCTGTTGGAACCATAAAAAAGACATATGAAAAATATCCAGGAGTAAAATCCGTACTGCCTGCTATGGGCTACAGCAAAACCCAGGTTAAGGATCTTGAACAGACCATTAATAATGCAGACTGCGATCTTGTTTTATTTGCCACACCCATTGATCTTCCAAAACTTCTAAATATAGCTAAACCAACGATCAGGGTAAAATATGAATATAAAGACCATAGTAAACCATCTCTGGAAACCGTTCTTTTAAAACACATGGAAAAGTTATAA
- the rocD gene encoding ornithine--oxo-acid transaminase produces the protein MDQQNYINLEDKYGAHNYKPLDVVLNRGEGIWVWDVSGNRYMDCLSAYSAVNQGHCHPEIMKAMIEQAQKLTLTSRAFRNDQLGLFYKELCEITNSHKVLPMNSGAEAVETVIKAVRKWGYKVKGVPENQAEIIVCSNNFHGRTITIVGFSTDNSSREGFGPFTPGFKIIPFDDTEAFEKAVTPNTVGFLVEPIQGEAGVIIPRPGYLKTIKEICKKNDIVLILDEIQTGLGRTGKLLAEEHDGIEADLTLVGKALSGGFYPVSAVLSNTEVLGVLRPGEHGSTFGGNPLACAVARKALQVLIEENMIENAAKMGTYFLDELKKIKNPKIKEVRGKGLMIGLEFYPDAGGARNYCLKLKEKGILCKETHDNIIRFAPPLIIKKQDIDWALEQIEPIVKQ, from the coding sequence ATGGATCAACAGAATTATATTAATTTAGAAGATAAATACGGGGCGCATAATTATAAACCCCTTGATGTTGTATTAAACAGGGGTGAAGGGATATGGGTCTGGGATGTCAGCGGCAACCGGTATATGGACTGCCTTTCAGCCTATTCAGCCGTAAACCAGGGGCACTGCCATCCTGAAATCATGAAAGCCATGATAGAGCAGGCACAAAAACTGACCCTGACCTCAAGAGCCTTTCGCAATGACCAGCTTGGGCTGTTTTATAAAGAATTGTGCGAAATAACAAATTCCCACAAAGTTCTGCCCATGAACAGCGGTGCAGAAGCTGTGGAAACCGTTATCAAGGCTGTACGCAAATGGGGATACAAGGTAAAAGGCGTACCTGAAAACCAGGCTGAAATTATTGTATGCAGCAATAATTTTCACGGCAGAACCATTACTATTGTTGGATTCAGCACGGATAATTCTTCAAGGGAAGGATTCGGCCCCTTTACACCTGGATTCAAGATCATTCCTTTTGATGATACAGAAGCTTTTGAAAAGGCAGTAACCCCCAATACAGTTGGATTTCTCGTGGAACCAATCCAGGGGGAAGCCGGGGTAATTATCCCCCGTCCTGGTTATTTAAAAACAATTAAAGAAATCTGCAAAAAAAACGATATTGTCCTGATTTTAGACGAGATTCAGACAGGACTGGGCAGAACAGGAAAACTCCTGGCAGAAGAACATGACGGAATTGAAGCTGATCTTACCCTGGTAGGCAAGGCTCTTTCAGGGGGCTTTTACCCTGTATCCGCTGTTCTTTCCAATACAGAAGTACTTGGGGTTCTGCGCCCTGGAGAACATGGAAGCACCTTTGGAGGCAATCCCCTTGCCTGCGCTGTTGCCAGGAAAGCCTTACAGGTTTTGATTGAAGAAAACATGATTGAAAATGCAGCTAAAATGGGCACATATTTTCTTGATGAATTGAAAAAGATCAAAAACCCCAAAATAAAGGAAGTCCGGGGAAAGGGTCTGATGATCGGCCTGGAGTTTTATCCTGATGCAGGAGGAGCAAGAAATTACTGCCTGAAATTAAAGGAAAAAGGCATACTCTGCAAGGAAACCCATGACAATATAATCCGGTTTGCCCCGCCTTTGATCATAAAAAAACAGGACATTGACTGGGCTTTGGAGCAGATTGAACCCATAGTTAAACAATAA